In a single window of the Amycolatopsis sp. cg5 genome:
- a CDS encoding S8 family serine peptidase → MPKSLGNKRSLAGFGVATAVAALTSLSLTAPAMATEGAILNANAADAVQGSYIVTLKSGTAQDVTARHGGTVSRTYNSAIHGFAGQMSEKQAKRIAADPAVASVEQNRTVHISTDQLNPPSWGLDRVDQRDLPLNQKYSYSTTASNVTAYIIDTGITLGHPDFGGRAVSGRDFIDNDNDATDCQGHGTHVSGTVGGTTYGLAKGVKLVGVRVLNCSGSGTYEQVIAGIDWVTANAVKPAVANMSLGGGASATVDAAVQRSIASGVVYGLAAGNDYGGNACNTSPARTPEAITVGSTTNTDARSNFSNIGTCLDIWAPGSNITSAWLNNGTNTISGTSMATPHVVGAAALYLADHPTATPQAVRDALVNGGTPGKVTDPGTGSPNVLLYTGTGGGGPDPEPTPCAKVTNGTDVAIPDAGAAVTSAITVSGCARNASATTKVDVTIPHTYVGDLVIDLVAPDGTTYRLKNSSNDSSDNLNASYTVNASAKAANGVWTLKVQDVYRADTGRIDTWSITV, encoded by the coding sequence TTGCCAAAATCATTGGGAAACAAGAGATCCCTCGCCGGTTTCGGCGTGGCCACCGCGGTCGCGGCGTTGACTTCGCTGAGCCTGACCGCGCCGGCCATGGCGACCGAAGGCGCGATCCTCAACGCGAACGCGGCGGACGCCGTCCAGGGCAGCTACATCGTGACGCTCAAGAGCGGCACCGCCCAGGACGTCACCGCGCGCCACGGCGGCACGGTGAGCCGCACGTACAACTCGGCCATTCACGGGTTCGCCGGGCAGATGAGCGAAAAGCAGGCGAAGCGCATCGCCGCGGACCCGGCCGTGGCCTCGGTCGAGCAGAACCGGACCGTGCACATCAGCACCGATCAGCTGAACCCGCCGTCCTGGGGACTGGACCGCGTCGACCAGCGTGACCTTCCGCTGAACCAGAAGTACTCGTACTCGACGACCGCGTCGAACGTGACCGCCTACATCATCGACACCGGAATCACCTTGGGGCACCCCGATTTCGGCGGCCGCGCGGTGTCCGGCCGTGACTTCATCGACAACGACAACGACGCCACCGACTGCCAGGGCCACGGCACGCACGTGTCCGGCACGGTCGGCGGCACCACCTACGGTCTCGCCAAGGGCGTCAAGCTCGTCGGCGTCCGCGTGCTCAACTGCTCCGGCTCCGGCACCTACGAGCAGGTCATCGCCGGCATCGACTGGGTGACCGCCAACGCCGTCAAGCCCGCGGTCGCCAACATGAGCCTCGGCGGCGGCGCGTCGGCCACTGTGGACGCCGCGGTGCAGCGCTCGATCGCCTCGGGTGTCGTCTACGGTCTCGCGGCCGGCAACGACTACGGCGGCAACGCCTGCAACACCTCGCCCGCCCGTACCCCGGAGGCGATCACCGTCGGGTCGACCACGAACACCGACGCGCGCTCCAACTTCTCCAACATCGGCACCTGCCTCGACATCTGGGCGCCCGGCAGCAACATCACCTCGGCGTGGCTGAACAACGGCACCAACACCATCAGCGGCACCTCGATGGCGACCCCGCACGTCGTCGGCGCCGCGGCGCTGTACCTCGCCGATCACCCGACCGCGACCCCGCAGGCGGTGCGTGACGCGCTCGTCAACGGCGGCACGCCCGGCAAGGTCACCGACCCCGGCACCGGCTCGCCGAACGTCCTGCTCTACACCGGCACCGGTGGCGGCGGCCCCGACCCCGAGCCGACCCCGTGCGCCAAGGTCACCAACGGCACCGACGTCGCCATCCCGGACGCCGGCGCGGCCGTGACCAGCGCGATCACCGTCTCCGGCTGTGCGCGCAACGCCTCGGCGACCACCAAGGTCGACGTGACCATCCCGCACACCTACGTCGGTGACCTGGTCATCGACCTGGTCGCGCCGGACGGCACCACCTACCGCCTGAAGAACTCGAGCAACGACTCGAGCGACAACCTCAACGCCTCGTACACCGTGAACGCCTCCGCGAAGGCCGCCAACGGCGTGTGGACGTTGAAGGTCCAGGACGTCTACCGCGCCGACACCGGCCGGATCGACACCTGGTCGATCACCGTCTGA
- a CDS encoding GNAT family N-acetyltransferase gives MFLRRETTADAPAIHAVHSAAFDGTVEPNLVDELRADGDLLNALSLVAVLDGEIVGHVAGSTATLNGDKEIAVGLGPLGVLPSAQHAGVGSALMHAFDAAADALGYGAVVLLGDPKYYSRFGYVLAAEHGIVPPQAEWAPHFQVRTLAGYKSDMRGNFRYAPAFERL, from the coding sequence ATGTTCCTCCGCCGTGAAACGACCGCCGACGCACCGGCGATCCACGCTGTCCACAGTGCCGCGTTCGACGGGACGGTCGAGCCGAACCTCGTCGACGAGCTGCGCGCGGACGGCGATCTGCTGAACGCGCTGTCGCTCGTCGCCGTGCTCGACGGCGAGATCGTCGGCCACGTCGCCGGCAGCACCGCGACTCTCAACGGGGACAAGGAAATCGCGGTCGGCCTCGGACCGCTCGGGGTGCTGCCGTCCGCGCAGCACGCGGGCGTCGGCTCGGCGCTGATGCACGCTTTCGACGCCGCCGCCGACGCGCTCGGCTACGGCGCCGTCGTGCTGCTCGGCGACCCGAAGTACTACTCGCGCTTCGGCTACGTGCTCGCCGCCGAACACGGAATCGTCCCACCACAGGCCGAATGGGCACCGCACTTCCAGGTCCGCACACTGGCCGGGTACAAATCGGACATGCGCGGGAACTTCCGCTACGCGCCCGCGTTCGAGCGGCTTTAG
- a CDS encoding ABC transporter substrate-binding protein, giving the protein MKARVLIAALALLATSCGNPFEGGAEGGTTGDIIIGASDVGESLLLAQIYAGALRNAGAENVKVRPPVGSREVVVKALQDKSLSVVPDYSGNLLRYFDKNTQATTPQAVYAELKQKIPARFEVLEQAPAEDKDLLVVRPELGIKTFSELGPRCKDLVFGGPGQWSTRWKEKIKALYGCEFKEIRTTDTGGPVTVAALKSGDVQVVDLFSTSSTIAANGFVALQDDKNMFPAQNIVPLVAKGTLSDAEVQALNRASAALTTEKLVKLNVQYTEEKRNAIDIADEFLRESGLKS; this is encoded by the coding sequence ATGAAAGCGCGCGTGCTGATCGCCGCTCTTGCCTTGCTGGCGACGTCCTGTGGCAACCCGTTCGAAGGCGGCGCCGAGGGCGGGACGACCGGCGACATCATCATCGGCGCGTCCGATGTCGGAGAAAGCCTTCTGCTGGCCCAAATCTACGCGGGCGCGCTGCGCAACGCCGGCGCCGAGAACGTGAAGGTCCGGCCGCCGGTCGGCAGTCGCGAGGTCGTTGTCAAGGCGCTGCAGGACAAATCGCTTTCGGTGGTGCCCGACTACAGCGGGAACCTGTTGCGGTACTTCGACAAGAACACCCAGGCGACCACGCCTCAGGCGGTGTACGCGGAGCTGAAGCAGAAGATCCCGGCCAGGTTCGAGGTGCTGGAGCAGGCTCCCGCCGAGGACAAGGACCTGCTCGTCGTGCGCCCCGAACTCGGGATCAAGACGTTCTCGGAACTCGGCCCGCGCTGCAAGGACCTCGTGTTCGGCGGACCGGGCCAGTGGAGCACCCGCTGGAAGGAAAAGATCAAGGCGCTCTACGGCTGCGAGTTCAAGGAGATCCGTACGACCGACACCGGCGGCCCGGTGACCGTGGCCGCGCTGAAGTCCGGCGACGTCCAGGTGGTCGACCTGTTCAGCACTTCGTCGACCATCGCGGCCAACGGATTCGTCGCGTTGCAGGATGACAAGAACATGTTCCCGGCGCAGAACATCGTTCCGCTGGTCGCGAAAGGCACCTTGTCCGACGCCGAAGTGCAGGCGCTGAACCGGGCTTCGGCCGCGCTGACGACCGAGAAACTCGTCAAGCTCAATGTCCAGTACACCGAAGAGAAGCGCAACGCGATCGACATCGCCGACGAGTTCCTGCGTGAGAGCGGCCTGAAGTCCTAA
- a CDS encoding ABC transporter permease codes for MIWDWFTDSAHWQGPEGIPVRLGQHLGYVGLSLVIALVVAVPLGLFVGHTGRGGVVLVSFGNAIRALPTLGLVTFLFLLFTESETATIIGLVVLAIPPILAGTYAGLQATDKGVVDAAQGVGMTGWQRLWQVEVPISLPLVLGGIRNAVLQLVATAAVASYVGLGGLGRFLLDGLAVFDYPQVIGGAVLTTLLAVALDLVLSAVQRALVPKGVRLAAAAATGKKVTV; via the coding sequence ATGATCTGGGACTGGTTCACCGATTCCGCGCATTGGCAAGGGCCCGAAGGCATTCCGGTGCGGCTCGGGCAGCATCTCGGCTATGTCGGGCTTTCGCTGGTGATCGCGCTGGTCGTCGCGGTGCCGCTCGGGCTGTTCGTCGGGCACACCGGACGTGGCGGTGTCGTGCTGGTCAGTTTCGGCAACGCCATCCGCGCGCTGCCGACGCTGGGCCTGGTCACGTTCCTTTTCTTGCTGTTCACCGAAAGCGAGACGGCGACGATCATCGGTCTCGTCGTGCTCGCGATCCCGCCGATCCTCGCCGGCACCTACGCGGGCCTGCAGGCGACCGACAAGGGCGTGGTCGACGCGGCGCAGGGCGTCGGCATGACCGGCTGGCAGCGCCTGTGGCAGGTCGAGGTCCCGATCTCGCTTCCGTTGGTGCTGGGCGGAATCCGCAACGCCGTGCTGCAACTGGTGGCGACCGCGGCCGTCGCCTCGTACGTCGGGCTCGGTGGGCTCGGCCGGTTCCTGCTCGACGGGCTGGCCGTGTTCGACTACCCGCAGGTGATCGGGGGCGCGGTGCTGACCACGCTGCTCGCGGTCGCGCTCGACCTCGTGCTGTCGGCCGTGCAACGCGCACTGGTGCCCAAGGGAGTCCGGCTCGCGGCGGCCGCCGCGACCGGCAAGAAGGTGACCGTATGA
- a CDS encoding ABC transporter permease, whose amino-acid sequence MFFDELGRYLSSANNRAEIFGDLAEHIYLALLPLVLGLVIAIAAGWLGTRYQAARSVVLVASNLLYTIPSLALFVVIPGLIGSRILDSVNVIVALTIYTAALLVHPVLDALGAVPQHVIAAATAVGYKPVRRFFGVELPLSVPVLAAGVRVASVSNISLVSVGALIGTGGLGVLFTDGFQREYFSPIVVGIVLTMVLALIVDLLLVLLRNLLAPWDRAKKVAAE is encoded by the coding sequence ATGTTCTTCGACGAGCTGGGGCGGTACCTCAGCAGCGCCAACAACCGCGCGGAGATCTTCGGCGACCTGGCCGAGCACATCTACCTCGCGCTGCTGCCCTTGGTGCTGGGCCTGGTGATCGCGATCGCCGCGGGCTGGCTGGGCACGCGTTACCAGGCCGCGCGCAGTGTCGTGCTCGTCGCGTCGAACCTGCTGTACACGATTCCTTCGCTCGCGTTGTTCGTGGTGATCCCCGGGCTCATCGGGTCGCGGATCCTCGACAGCGTCAACGTGATCGTCGCGTTGACGATCTACACCGCGGCGCTGCTGGTGCACCCGGTGCTCGACGCGCTCGGCGCGGTGCCGCAGCACGTCATCGCCGCCGCGACCGCGGTCGGCTACAAGCCGGTGCGCCGGTTCTTCGGCGTCGAACTGCCACTGTCCGTGCCGGTGCTGGCCGCCGGTGTCCGGGTGGCGAGCGTGAGCAACATCAGCCTGGTGAGCGTCGGCGCGCTGATCGGCACCGGCGGGCTCGGCGTGCTGTTCACCGACGGGTTCCAGCGTGAGTACTTCTCGCCGATCGTGGTCGGCATCGTGTTGACCATGGTCCTAGCGCTCATCGTCGACCTCCTGCTGGTGCTGCTGCGCAATCTGCTGGCGCCGTGGGACCGCGCGAAGAAGGTGGCGGCCGAATGA
- a CDS encoding ABC transporter ATP-binding protein, with the protein MAIEFQGVTKRYPDGTVAVDDLSLTVEDGTITVFVGPSGCGKTTSLRMINRMVEPTGGKVLLDGKDVTESDPALLRRGIGYVIQHAGLFPHRTVLDNVATVPLLTGWDKAKARKRAAELLETVGLPASMGKRYPAQLSGGQQQRVGVARALAADSPVLLMDEPFSAVDPIVREELQDELLRLQTQLGKTIVFVTHDIDEAVRLGDKVAVMRVGGKLAQYGTPSEVLRHPVDDFVASFVGKDRGYRGLSFLSANGVEVKDVAKIEIGSTVAGADFWRIAVNADGQPRGWLPPNSTVDGGLEESDLVAGGSLYVQGTPIRSALDAALSSPASLGVVVDDDHKVIGVVTARQVLEVIEGTPQSVDS; encoded by the coding sequence GTGGCTATCGAGTTCCAGGGCGTGACCAAGAGGTATCCCGATGGGACGGTCGCCGTCGACGACCTCAGTCTCACCGTCGAGGACGGCACGATCACCGTGTTCGTCGGGCCTTCGGGCTGCGGGAAGACCACCTCGCTGCGGATGATCAACCGGATGGTCGAGCCGACCGGCGGCAAGGTGCTGCTCGACGGCAAGGACGTGACGGAGTCCGACCCGGCGCTGCTGCGCCGCGGCATCGGGTACGTCATCCAGCACGCGGGCCTGTTCCCGCACCGCACCGTGCTCGACAACGTCGCCACCGTGCCGCTGCTGACCGGCTGGGACAAGGCCAAGGCCCGCAAGCGCGCCGCCGAGCTGCTGGAGACGGTCGGGCTGCCCGCGTCGATGGGCAAGCGTTACCCCGCGCAGCTTTCCGGTGGCCAGCAGCAACGCGTCGGCGTCGCGCGCGCCCTCGCGGCCGACTCGCCGGTGCTGCTGATGGACGAGCCGTTCTCCGCGGTCGACCCGATCGTGCGCGAGGAGCTGCAGGACGAGCTGCTGCGGCTGCAGACCCAGCTCGGCAAGACGATCGTGTTCGTCACGCACGACATCGACGAGGCCGTGCGGCTCGGCGACAAGGTCGCGGTGATGCGCGTCGGCGGCAAGCTCGCGCAGTACGGCACGCCGTCGGAGGTGCTGCGGCACCCGGTGGACGACTTCGTGGCGTCCTTCGTCGGCAAGGACCGCGGCTACCGCGGACTGTCCTTTTTGTCCGCCAACGGCGTGGAAGTCAAGGACGTGGCCAAGATCGAGATCGGGTCCACTGTGGCCGGTGCCGATTTCTGGCGCATCGCGGTGAACGCGGACGGGCAGCCGCGTGGCTGGCTGCCACCGAACTCCACTGTGGACGGTGGGCTCGAAGAGTCCGATCTGGTCGCGGGCGGCTCACTTTACGTGCAGGGGACGCCTATCCGCAGCGCGCTCGACGCGGCGCTGTCGTCACCCGCGAGCCTCGGTGTGGTGGTCGACGACGACCACAAGGTGATCGGCGTGGTCACCGCGAGACAAGTTCTGGAAGTCATCGAAGGAACCCCGCAGAGCGTGGATTCCTGA
- a CDS encoding bis-aminopropyl spermidine synthase family protein, translating into MPSLEDLLTVHGKPLHQAIVLLREGWQEFDDLIRVTAAPRRSIEELQSALGDDLERDGKLSRLKPGSGYTEYGLPEFTEPGGDALVTLEKLVKDVPPPLAALDHVQATPETVLKRALWLRSRYDLGKARLLCLGDHDLTSLAVHLTDPDADITVVDLDERVLEYIDAASDGRVRTLHADLRFGLPPAVSGSADLVFSDPPYTPEGMGLFAARGVQALREPSDGRLLLAYGYSPRHPALGAQVQRELAILGLTFEAILPDFNRYFGAQAIGSAADLYVCQPTAKAKKARAGKGKSAIYTHGPQSVEAGTTKPALVDRLLEIAGETGLSIESRRVDWSVSGPEGDAVAMDLSADPGPWLLRTLLGTNAQRLALLLPNSHPDLGDAASQAALSSLVAGKYTLRLLRSTPDNKHAVVVADAVSGQNELLSRAHARLANVPQEIPAELHAYRLIDLPRHRIAALLAT; encoded by the coding sequence GTGCCTTCACTCGAAGACCTGCTGACTGTCCACGGAAAGCCTCTCCACCAGGCGATTGTCTTGCTCCGCGAGGGCTGGCAGGAATTCGACGACTTGATCAGGGTCACGGCCGCGCCGCGCCGCAGCATCGAGGAACTCCAGTCCGCGCTGGGCGACGATCTCGAACGCGACGGCAAGCTCTCGCGCCTCAAGCCGGGTTCGGGCTACACCGAGTACGGACTGCCGGAGTTCACCGAACCCGGCGGCGACGCGCTGGTCACGCTGGAAAAGCTCGTCAAGGACGTCCCGCCGCCGCTCGCGGCGCTCGACCACGTGCAGGCGACCCCGGAAACCGTGCTGAAGCGCGCGCTGTGGCTGCGTTCGCGCTACGACCTCGGCAAGGCCCGGCTGCTGTGTCTCGGCGACCACGACCTGACCTCGCTGGCCGTGCACCTGACGGATCCGGACGCGGACATCACCGTCGTGGACCTCGACGAGCGCGTCCTCGAGTACATCGACGCGGCCAGCGACGGCCGCGTGCGCACCCTGCACGCCGATCTGCGCTTCGGCCTGCCGCCCGCGGTGAGCGGCTCGGCGGACCTCGTCTTCAGCGACCCGCCCTACACCCCGGAAGGCATGGGCTTGTTCGCCGCACGCGGCGTCCAGGCGCTGCGCGAACCGAGCGACGGCCGGCTGCTGCTGGCGTACGGCTACAGCCCGCGTCACCCCGCGCTGGGCGCGCAGGTGCAGCGCGAGCTGGCGATCCTCGGCCTGACGTTCGAGGCGATCCTGCCGGACTTCAACCGCTACTTCGGCGCGCAGGCGATCGGCAGCGCGGCGGACCTCTACGTCTGCCAGCCGACCGCGAAGGCCAAAAAGGCGCGCGCGGGCAAGGGAAAGTCGGCGATCTACACGCACGGCCCGCAGTCGGTCGAAGCGGGCACGACGAAACCCGCGCTGGTGGACCGGCTGCTGGAGATCGCGGGCGAAACCGGGCTCTCGATCGAGTCACGCCGCGTCGACTGGTCGGTGTCCGGTCCCGAAGGCGATGCCGTCGCCATGGACCTCTCAGCCGACCCGGGACCTTGGCTGCTGCGCACGCTGCTCGGGACGAACGCCCAGCGGCTCGCGCTGCTGCTGCCGAATTCGCACCCCGACCTGGGCGACGCCGCGTCCCAGGCGGCCCTGTCGTCTTTGGTCGCGGGGAAGTACACGCTGCGGCTGCTGCGCAGCACACCCGACAACAAGCACGCCGTGGTCGTCGCGGACGCCGTGTCCGGCCAGAACGAACTGCTCAGCCGCGCGCACGCGCGCCTCGCGAACGTGCCGCAGGAAATCCCGGCCGAGCTGCACGCCTACCGCCTCATCGACCTGCCACGCCACCGCATCGCGGCCCTCCTGGCCACGTAA
- a CDS encoding NADP-dependent malic enzyme encodes MTGITMNDQIREDTTPVTDAEIFRGHEGGKLSVAATRPISDARDLSVAYTPGVAKVSRAIAQDAAMAKQYTWADRLVVVVSDGTAVLGLGDIGASASLPVMEGKSVLFKTFGGLDSIPLVLDTTDVDEIVETLIRLRPSYGAVNLEDISAPRCFEIEDKLKEALDCPVMHDDQHGTAIVALAALRGANLVLGRDIAAERVVVSGAGAAGVACAKILQAAGVGDVTVLDSKGIVSQGRAGLNPIKEQLAATTNKAGLQGGLREALEGADVFLGLSGALIDESLLAGMADDSIVFALSNPDPEVHPEVASRYAAIVATGRSDFPNQINNVLAFPGVFRGALDAGARSITENMKLAAADAIVAVAADDLAADRIVPSALDPRVAPAVADAVAKAAVADGVCG; translated from the coding sequence ATGACAGGAATCACGATGAACGACCAGATCCGCGAGGACACCACCCCGGTGACCGACGCGGAGATCTTCCGTGGCCACGAGGGCGGCAAGCTCTCGGTCGCGGCCACCCGCCCGATTTCGGACGCGCGCGACCTCTCCGTCGCGTACACCCCGGGCGTGGCCAAGGTCAGCAGGGCGATCGCCCAGGACGCCGCGATGGCGAAGCAGTACACCTGGGCGGACCGGCTCGTCGTCGTGGTGAGTGACGGGACCGCGGTGCTCGGCCTCGGTGACATCGGCGCGAGCGCCTCGCTGCCGGTCATGGAGGGCAAGTCGGTCCTGTTCAAGACCTTCGGCGGCCTCGACTCGATCCCGCTGGTGCTCGACACCACGGACGTCGACGAGATCGTCGAGACGCTCATCCGGCTGCGGCCGTCGTACGGCGCGGTGAACCTCGAGGACATCTCGGCGCCGCGCTGCTTCGAGATCGAGGACAAGCTCAAGGAAGCGCTCGACTGCCCGGTCATGCACGACGACCAGCACGGCACCGCGATCGTGGCGCTGGCCGCGCTGCGCGGGGCGAACCTGGTGCTCGGGCGCGACATCGCCGCCGAGCGCGTGGTGGTCTCGGGTGCGGGCGCCGCCGGGGTGGCGTGCGCGAAGATCCTGCAGGCGGCCGGTGTCGGTGACGTGACCGTGCTGGACTCCAAGGGAATCGTTTCGCAGGGCCGTGCCGGGCTGAACCCGATCAAGGAGCAGCTCGCGGCCACGACGAACAAGGCCGGGCTGCAGGGTGGCCTGCGCGAGGCGCTCGAAGGCGCGGACGTGTTCCTCGGTCTTTCGGGCGCGTTGATCGACGAGTCGCTCCTCGCCGGTATGGCGGATGACTCGATCGTGTTCGCGCTGTCGAACCCGGACCCGGAAGTTCACCCGGAGGTGGCATCGCGGTACGCCGCCATCGTCGCGACCGGGCGGTCCGACTTCCCCAACCAGATCAACAACGTGCTGGCGTTCCCCGGTGTCTTCCGCGGCGCGCTCGACGCGGGCGCGCGGTCGATCACGGAGAACATGAAGCTGGCGGCCGCCGACGCGATCGTGGCCGTGGCCGCGGACGACCTCGCGGCCGACCGCATCGTCCCCAGCGCGCTCGACCCGCGCGTCGCGCCCGCCGTGGCCGACGCCGTGGCCAAGGCGGCCGTGGCCGACGGCGTCTGCGGCTAA
- a CDS encoding dTDP-4-dehydrorhamnose 3,5-epimerase family protein — MQARELTVRDAFEFTPRTFPDNRGLFVAPFQEPAFLDAVGHPLRLAQTNHSISQRGTIRGIHFSDTPPGQAKYVYCPQGALLDVVVDLRVGSPTFGQWDVVRLDTVDFRAVYVAEGIGHGFVALEENTAMSYLCSEGYRPGAEHGITPLDETLGLPWPSDIEPILSEKDRSAPTLAQALDQGILPNYEDCVTHYKSLRG; from the coding sequence ATGCAAGCGCGCGAATTGACCGTGCGGGACGCCTTCGAGTTCACCCCGCGAACCTTTCCCGACAACCGGGGCCTTTTCGTGGCCCCATTTCAGGAACCGGCGTTCCTCGACGCGGTCGGCCATCCCCTTCGGCTGGCGCAGACCAACCACAGCATTTCCCAGCGCGGCACCATCCGCGGAATCCACTTCTCCGACACCCCGCCCGGCCAGGCGAAGTACGTCTATTGCCCGCAGGGCGCGCTGCTCGACGTGGTGGTCGACCTCCGCGTCGGCTCGCCGACCTTCGGCCAGTGGGACGTGGTGCGGCTCGACACGGTCGACTTCCGCGCGGTGTACGTCGCCGAGGGCATCGGCCACGGCTTCGTCGCGCTGGAGGAGAACACCGCGATGAGCTACCTGTGCTCCGAGGGTTACCGGCCAGGGGCCGAGCACGGGATCACCCCATTGGATGAGACGCTCGGGCTGCCGTGGCCCTCGGACATCGAGCCGATCCTGTCCGAGAAGGACCGCTCGGCCCCGACCCTCGCGCAGGCCCTCGACCAGGGCATCTTGCCGAATTACGAAGACTGCGTCACCCACTACAAGAGCCTGCGAGGCTAG
- a CDS encoding GMC oxidoreductase, whose product MTRVNGVNSLTRRRFLGTAALGTAAALGLTTISARKASAALPDFVPAIVIGTGYGAAATALRLGEAGVSTLMLEMGRLWTEPAADGKVFSGMLAPDRRSMWFKDRTEAPLASFLWLDIANRDIPRYAGVLDRVHFGDMSVYLGRGVGGGSLVNGAMAVTPRRDYFEEILPSVDADEMYGKYFPRATAALGVNHVDRQWFETCRSYAFARVSRKAAAKVGLGTTFIPSVYDFEYLKREEAGTAARSALGSEVIYGNNHGKRSLDKTYLAAALGTGNVTIQTLHEVREIIRQPDGLYTLVVREIDENGTVLATKHVSTRYLFLGAGSVGSTELLVRARETGRLPELTDEVGRGWGTNGNVMLGRANHLWDPTGSLQSGMPVLGIDNWSDPENPVFAEIAPVPAGIETWASLYLAITKNPERGYFSYDAASDSAKLHWSAAQGQRSIDAAKSLFDRINRANLTVYRHDLFGDTRAFENRFTYHPLGGLVLGKATDAYGRVRGYDNLYVTDGSLIPGSTGVNPFVTITALAERNIERVIAEDGIA is encoded by the coding sequence ATGACTCGGGTAAACGGCGTTAACTCACTGACCCGCAGGCGGTTCCTCGGCACCGCGGCGCTCGGCACCGCCGCCGCGCTCGGCCTGACCACGATCTCGGCGCGCAAGGCGAGCGCCGCGCTGCCGGACTTCGTGCCCGCCATTGTGATCGGCACCGGTTATGGCGCCGCGGCGACCGCGTTGCGGCTGGGTGAAGCCGGAGTGTCCACCCTGATGCTGGAGATGGGCAGGCTCTGGACCGAGCCGGCCGCCGACGGCAAGGTCTTCAGCGGCATGCTCGCGCCCGATCGCCGCTCGATGTGGTTCAAGGATCGCACCGAAGCGCCGCTCGCCTCGTTTCTGTGGCTGGACATAGCCAATCGCGACATCCCGCGTTACGCCGGTGTTCTCGATCGTGTCCACTTTGGAGACATGTCCGTCTACCTCGGACGCGGTGTCGGCGGTGGCTCGCTGGTGAACGGCGCGATGGCGGTGACGCCGCGCCGCGACTACTTCGAGGAGATCCTGCCCTCGGTCGACGCCGACGAGATGTACGGCAAGTACTTCCCGCGCGCCACCGCGGCGCTGGGCGTCAACCACGTCGACCGGCAGTGGTTCGAGACCTGTAGGTCCTACGCGTTCGCGCGCGTTTCCCGCAAGGCGGCGGCGAAAGTGGGGCTGGGCACGACGTTCATCCCGAGCGTCTACGACTTCGAGTACCTCAAGCGGGAAGAGGCGGGCACGGCGGCGCGGTCGGCGCTGGGCTCCGAGGTCATCTACGGCAACAACCACGGCAAGCGCTCGCTGGACAAGACCTATCTCGCCGCCGCGCTCGGCACCGGCAACGTCACCATCCAGACACTGCACGAGGTGCGCGAGATCATCCGGCAGCCCGATGGTCTGTACACGCTGGTGGTGCGTGAAATCGACGAGAACGGCACGGTGCTCGCGACAAAACATGTCAGCACCCGGTATCTGTTCCTCGGCGCAGGCAGTGTCGGCTCGACGGAATTGCTCGTGCGCGCGCGGGAGACCGGCAGGCTGCCCGAGCTGACCGACGAGGTCGGCCGCGGCTGGGGCACGAATGGCAATGTGATGCTCGGCAGGGCGAATCATCTTTGGGACCCGACTGGATCGCTTCAGTCGGGGATGCCGGTGCTGGGCATCGACAACTGGAGCGATCCAGAAAACCCGGTTTTCGCCGAAATCGCGCCCGTGCCCGCCGGGATCGAAACCTGGGCGAGCCTGTATTTGGCCATCACCAAGAACCCGGAGCGCGGGTATTTCAGCTACGACGCCGCGAGCGACTCGGCGAAACTGCACTGGTCGGCCGCGCAGGGGCAACGTTCGATCGACGCCGCGAAGTCGCTTTTCGACCGGATCAACCGCGCGAACCTGACGGTCTACCGCCACGATCTGTTCGGCGACACGCGCGCGTTCGAGAACCGGTTCACCTATCACCCGCTCGGGGGACTGGTGCTGGGCAAGGCGACCGACGCGTACGGGCGCGTGCGCGGGTACGACAACCTCTACGTCACCGACGGCTCGCTGATCCCCGGAAGCACCGGGGTGAACCCGTTCGTGACGATCACCGCGCTCGCTGAACGCAACATCGAGCGGGTGATCGCCGAGGACGGGATCGCCTAG